A window from Glandiceps talaboti chromosome 15, keGlaTala1.1, whole genome shotgun sequence encodes these proteins:
- the LOC144446176 gene encoding polyadenylate-binding protein-interacting protein 2B-like translates to MKGPVEVVNSSSDSNKNTTTSSTIIGPFAEYLWMAEVEEFDQKVLEELQEEEFMQACMEEMLLEEEADCYYPCEHTDGDVATCFIAECLSRISVEERRAMIDEDSPDS, encoded by the exons ATGAAGGGGCCAGTAGAAGTTGTAAATTCGTCATCAGACTCAAACAAGAACACAACAACTAGTTCCACCATTATTGGACCATTTGCTGAATATCTCTGGATGGCAGAGGTGGAAGAGTTTGACCAAAAA GTACTGGAAGAGTTACAAGAGGAAGAGTTTATGCAGGCATGTATGGAAGAAATGCTTCTAGAAGAGGAAGCAGATTGTTACTACCCATGTGAACATACAGATGGAGATGTTGCAACTTGCTTCATTGCTGAATGTCTTTCAAGAATTTCAGTAGAAGAGAGACGGGCAATG ATTGATGAAGATTCACCAGATAGTTAA